DNA sequence from the Brachybacterium sp. P6-10-X1 genome:
CCCGGGAGAACATCGCCACGGCCGCTCATCTGCATGGCGCGTCCGAGCCGACCATCCGCGCATCGATCGACGAGATCGCCGAGACACTGAGGTTCGCCGACGATCTCGATGTCCCGTCCGGGAGACTCTCGCTGGGGACCAGACAGAAGGTCGGCCTGGCTGCCGCGTTCGCCCATCACCCCGCTCTGGTGGTCCTCGACGAGCCGACCAACGGCCTCGACCCGCTGGCCGTGGTCGGACTGCGCGAACTCCTCACCACGTTCACCCGCAGCGGCGGCACTGCCTTGGTCACCAGCCATCACTTCGATGAACTCGCCCGGATCGCCGACCAGGTCGACATCCTGCACCGCGGACGGATCCTCGAGACCCTCGCCCCTGACGGGCCGGAGCTCGAGCGCAGGTTCTTCGAGACGGTGCTGGCTGCCGACCTCAACGAGGAGCGACCATGACCTCACGGAATCGGGCGGCGCTGTCTCTCGAGGCACGCAAACTCGCTCGCGCCCCGGTCGCCCGCGTCGCCACCGCGGCATCCCTTCTCCTCGTCCTGGTGACCACCGCCGGCGGCTATGCCGCTGCTCTGCACTCGGGTGGGACCGACATGGGTCGTCAGGCCGCGGCGATGATCACCGCCCCAGGCTGGGACGGTTACGCCGGCCTGGCAGCAACCAGCGTCGGAATCACCAATCTCCTAGCAGTCGGCATCGTGATGTCCTGGAGCATCGGCAGAGAGTTCACCGACGGCACGATCGTGGGCCTGTTCGCGCTGCCGGTTCCGAGAACCGCGATCGCTGACGCCAAGATGTGCGCCGCCGTCTGCTGGTTGGCTCTGCTGGCCTCCGCCGAGAGCATCCTGATCACGATCTCCGGGCTGGCCCTCGGCCTGCCCTGGCACGGAGCGGCGCGCACCGTGCTCACCATCGCGCTCGTGGCTGCCCTCCTGTCCCTCAGCGCGCTGCCGGTGATGTGGATCGCCACTGCGGGTCGCGGGTACCTCGCCGGCATCGCCGCGACCTTGGCCATCGTCGTGGTCACCAACGTCGCTGCCGGCTTCGGCCTGGGCCAGGTCCTCCCCTGGGCGATCCCGGTGCTGTGGGCCAATCCCGACAGCGCCCTGGACCCCCTGCTGCTCCTCGCCCCTCTCGCGGTCGCGCTCGCGGGAGCCTTCCTCACCCGCCGCACCTGGGCCCGCCTCGAACTCGGCGACTCCTGAGGCCCTGACTCGCGCCGTCGCCGCGCATCGGCCGTCGAACCTGCTGGTACACCGGAGGCTACATGGTCTTGTTGCTTACTACATGGACGTGTAGCCTCCATCCATGTCATCCGCCACACCACCTGCTTCCGATCACGATCTGACCGCACGGGCCCGTCTGCGCGATGCCGCCCTGATCGTCTATGCGCGCCATGGCGCCAAGGGCGCCACGGTCCAGGCCATCGCGGCCGAGGCCGGTGTCTCCACAGGCCTGATCCGCCATCACTTCGGCTCCAAGGACGGATTGCTCGCGGCGTGTGACGCGCATGCCATCGGGACCCTGCTCGAGCAGGCCCGCGAGGCTCTGGCCGAGGACTCCGCTCGACCAGGGTTCGCCACAGGCATGTACCACTCGAGCCGGCCCGAAGTTCGATACCTCGCCCGCGCCCTGGTCGACGGGTCACGCTCTGCCGACGAGCTCTACGAGGTCAGCACCGATCTGGCCGAGCGCTTCCTGTCCGAGCGGTGGCCGGATCGATTCGTGCCGGGATCACAGGCAGCGCGAGATGCTGCGGCAGTGATGACCACCATGCACCTGGGTCAGCTCGTGCTGCACACACAGCTGTCTCGACGAATCGGCGTGGACAGCCTCGACCCCGCCCATGCTCCCCGCGTCGGGGCCGCGATGACGGCCCTGTACTCGGCCATGGGCGAGTTCTTCTCGGCCGGGCACGGCAAGCGGCTCGCGGACGACCTCGACGAGGGAGCCGGCGAATCCCACCACCACCCAGGAGGGCAATGATGTCCCGACCCGTGATCGACGTCGCCGGACTCGTCAAGCATTTCGGGAAGGCCAGAGCACTGGATGGCCTGGACCTGCACGTCGACCCCGGAGAGGTCCACGGATTCCTCGGCCCCAACGGGACTGGGAAGACCACCACATTGCGTATCCTGCTGGGCCTGACGCGGGCCGATTCCGGGACCGTCCGCGTGCTGGCGGGGGATCCTTGGCGCGAGGCGGCGCAGCTGCACCACCGACTGGCCTACGTGCCCGGGGACGTCACGTTGTGGCCGGGACTGTCCGGTGGGGAGATCCTGGACCTGCTGGCACGGATGCGCGGTGGCGATGACCGTCGCCGCCGCACCGAGCTGGTGGACCGGTTCGAGCTGGATCTGGGCACACGAGGTGGTGCGTATTCCACCGGGAATCGTCAGAAGGTCGCACTGGTGGCGGCGCTGGCGGCGGAGACCGAGCTGCTGGTGCTGGATGAGCCCACCTCCGGACTCGACCCGCTCATGGAAGAAGCATTCCGCCGAACCATTCGAGAGGAGAAGCTCCGCGGCCGGACGATCCTGCTGTCCAGCCACATCCTGTCCGAGGTCGAAGCGCTCTGCGACCGCGTGACCATCATCCGGGCCGGCCGGACCGTCGAGACCGGGAGTTTGGCCGAACTGCGCCACCTGTCCCACCTCGTCGTCACGGCCGACGTCGCGTCGGCCCCCGAAGCACTCGCGGAGCTGCCGGGCGTGCACGAGGTGACCGTGGAGGACACGAGCATCACGGTGCAGGCAGATGCCGGAGCTCTGGAGATGCTGTGCGCGGAGCTGGCCCGGCTCGGCGTGCGCGACCTCGCCGTCGCCAGACCCACGTTGGAGGATCTGTTCCTGCGCCATTACACGACCGAGTCCGACGCGCCCGCATCCGGCGAGGACGCACGATCACGATGACCCCGGGCAACGGAGTCCAGGATTCCCCCCGACTCCCGGAGGCAGCGGGCGGTTCGACCGGGGGCGGCCGACGAGCGGGATTGCCGCTGGGCGCCGCGCATCTCGTGCGCCTTGCCCTGCGTCGTGATCGGGTGCTGCTGGTGGTGTGGCTGACGATCACCGCCGGGATCGTTCTGGGCGGGGTGGCCGCGGCCGAGACCACCTACCCCACCGCACAGGATCGAGCGGATCGGTGGGAACAGCTGCACAGCATCCCGATGTTCGTCCTGTTCCAGAGCAGGGCCTTCGCCGATACCGCCGCAGCACTGGCCGCCCAGCAGGCCTTCGCCGGGGGCACCATGTGCGCTGCGCTCGGGGCGATCCTGCTGGTGGCCCGCACCACCCGGGGCGAGGAGTCGGCGGGTCGCCGCGAGCTGCTGGCCGGAACTCCCGTGGGCCGCCGCGCAGATCTGGCCGCTGCGCTGACCGTCACCGGGAGCGCCGGGGCCCTGCTGGCCGTCGTGGTCGCAGTAGGCCTGGTCGCGTCCGGTACGCCGTGGGCCGGGTCGATCGCCCTGGCCCTGATCGTCGCGATGGCGGTGTGGACCGGTGCGGGCCTGGCCGCGATCGCCGCGCAGCTGCTCACCGGTCTCGGCGCCGTGATCGGCATGGCCTTCGCCGTCTTCTACAGCCTGCATCTGGTTCGCGGCGCCGGCGCGGTGATGGGTGATGGTGCCCTGTGGATGACGTGGGTCGTCCCTCAGGGATGGTGGGAGAACCTCCGCCCGTTCGCCGATGAGCGCTGGTGGGTGCTGCTTCCCGCCGTGGCGTGGATCGTGGCCACCGTGTCGGCGGCCGTCCGGCTCGCCGACCGTCGAGACCTGGGACGCGGCCTGCTGCCGGTCCGCCCCGGCCGGGAGCACGGTCCCGGGTGGCTGTGTTCGCTGCCGGCATTGCTGTGGCGCCTCGACCGCGCCTCTGTGACGATCTGGGCGCTGGCCGTGGCGATCATCGCCTCGTCGATCGGCTACGTGGGGGCGGGGGCGATGTCTGATTACGCCGACATGGCCTGGGTGCGGGCCATGGGCGCGGAGCTGGGAGTAGCACCCGAGGACACCTTCTTCACCTACGTCATCCTCGTCTTCGTCTTCCCCATCGCCGGACACGCGATCCACACCGCTCTGCGGATCCGCCGGGAGGAGACCGCAGGCACCGCGGAGCTGATGCTGGCCGGGCCGCTCACACGAAGCACCTGGGCCCTGGCGCATGCGGCGGCAGGATTCCTCTACCCCGTCGTCCTGCTGCTCGTCCTCGGAATCGCGGTCGGGACGGGCTCGGGCCTCGGAGGCGGGTCATTCGGCCCCGACATCGCAGAGTTCACGGGGTTCACCGTGTCCTTGGCGCCCGCCGTGTGGGTCCTGGTCGGCATCGCCATCGGGGCGCACGCTCTGGTGCCGCGCGGCGCAACCGCGGTGAGCTGGACCATGCTCGCCCTCGGGATCGTCACCGAGATCGCCGTGAAAACCGACCTGGTCCCGGAACTGCTGTTCCTCCTGGTCTCACCGTTCCCCCACGTCAACCCGTACTACCACAGCTCCTCGGTGCCCTACGTCGTCCTCCCCCTGCTAGCTCTCGGACTCGTCGCGATCGGCCTGCTGGCCCTGCGCCGCCGGGATCTGCCCACCTGATCCGACCGGGCCCCACCGATTGACTGACCATACAGTCAGCCCTACGCTGACCGTGTATTCAGTCTCGTCGAGGACGCGGGGCACCCAGGCTCCCCGTGACCTCTTCACCGGTCGACGCCGGCACAGCGACCAGAAGGAGACGGTGTCGTGAGAGTCCTGATCCTGACGTTCGGCACCCGCGGCGATGTGGACCCCTACATCGCTCTGGCCGAGCGCTTGTCTCTCGAGGGTCACGAAGCATTCGTCGCCGCGCCCGAGGAGTTCCGCTCCGATGCCGAGGCCTGCGGTGCGGGATTCGCACCGATGGGCACCGAGATGCTCCGCCTCGTCCGCGCCGGCATGGCCCAGATGGCGGGTCCGTCCGATTCGATGCGGCTCCTGCGTCGCATGAAGGGGGCGATGCGGACGTCGCTGCTGGAGCAGTGGCGGGCCGCGCAGCAGGTCGAGCCGACGCTGATCGTCACGCACCCCAAAGCGCTCGGAGGCCTCCACATCGCCCAGCGGCTGCGGATTCCCGTGGTGGCCTCGATCCCCCTGCCGTTCCTGACCCCCACCAGTGCGTTCCCGGCTCCGTTCCTCCGCCGTTCGCCGGGCGGCGTCGTCAATCGCCGCAGCTACGCGATCAATCGGTTCGCCGCGCTCGCCTACGGCGGCATGATCAACACGTTCCGCCGTCGGGTTCTCGGACTCGGACGGATGAGCCGTTTCTCGGACTATCTGCACGCCGACGACGGGTCGCGTCTGCCGGTGCTGTACGGCTTCAGCGAGCACGTCGTCCCCGTGCCCTCGGACTACCCCGACACCGCGCACGTGACCGGCTCCTGGCACCGCAGCAGCAGCGAGTGGACCCCGCCGAACGAGGTGGAGGAGTTCCTGGATTCCGACGAGCCGACCGTCTACATCGGATTCGGGAGCATGGGGTTCGGCAAGCACGCCGCCGAACGCGGCCATCTGATCACCGAAGCGGTCGAGCGCGCCGGGATCCGAGCCGTCGTCGCCGCCGGGTGGGGAGGGCTGAGCCTGCAGGAGGCATCCCCGCGGATCCTCACCCTCGACGAAGCCCCGCACGAGCATCTGTTCCCACGGCTCGACGCCGTGGTCCACCACGGTGGCGCGGGGACCACTGCCGCCGGGCTGAGGGCGGGAAGACCCACCCTGGTGTGCCCGGTGCTGGGAGACCAGGCGTTCTGGGGACAACGAGTGTCGTCGCTGGGGGCAGGCCCGGACCCGGTGCCGCTGCGGACGCTGAGCGTCCAGATGCTCACCGACCGTCTCCGACAGCTCGTCACCGACCCGCGGTTCTCCCGACACGCCGCCGCCGTCGGGCAGCGGCTCCAGCGGGAGGACGGCACCGGCACCGCCGTCCGGGTCTTGGAGAACATCGCAGCCCACGGGCACGAACGCGGCGGGAGCACCCCCGCCCGCAGCCAGCGCGACACCGGACCACTGGGCCAGGCATAGGAGAGGCCGCATGGACACGACAGCGGACAGTGCCCCCACCGGGGCGGAACGGATCCTGGATGCCGCGATCGACCTGTTCGGCCAGCACGGGTTCAGAGGGACTCCGCTGAAGGCCATCGCCGCCGAAGCGAACGTGTCCCAGGCGCTGATCGTGCACCACTACGGGACCAAGGACGGTCTGCGGGCGGCTTGTGATGCGCACGTGGCGCACCTGGTCCGCGTGCGCAAGGAGGAGACGGTCGACGCCGAGCAGCAGTTCGACCCGTTCACCGCCCTGCATCGCATCCAGGACAGCCGGCCGCTGCTGCGCTATCTGACCCGAGCGCTCACCGAAGGCGGGCAGGGCACCTCGGATCTGATCGACGACATCATCGACGACGCGGTGGCGTACCTCGCCCAGGGCGAGGAGGCCGGCCTGATCAAGTCCAGCGCCGTGCCCCGGGACCGGGCCGCGCTGCTGGTGATCTGGTCCCTCGGGGCCCTGACGCTGCATGAACAGGTGCGCCGGCTGTTCGGGACCGACTTCCTCGCCGGCAGCACCCCGCCCGAGGACCTTCACCGATATCTGCGTCCGGCGATCGAGCTCTACACCCAGGGCTTGGTGCAACCGGGCAGCTTCGATCGACTGGCCGAAGCACTGGAGAGCACGACGCCGGGCGAGGAGCCCAGCGCTGCGGACGAGCCGCCGGCCAGCACCACGACGAGCACCGAGCGCAACGAGAAAGGAACCGGTGAGCACCGATGAGCGAGACCCCCGTGATCTCCGCACGAAGCCTGGTCAAGACCTTCGGCAGCACGCGCGCCCTCGATGGGCTGGACCTCGAGGTCGCGCCGGGAGAGGTGCACGGCTTCCTGGGTCCGAACGGCGCCGGCAAATCGACCACGATGCGCGTGCTGCTGGGACTGCTGCGCGCCGACGGCGGCACCGTCCACCTGCTGGCCGGCGACCCCTGGCGCGACGCGGTCAGGTTGCACCGACGCCTGGCCTACGTGCCCGGCGACGTCGAGCTGTGGCCGAACCTGACCGGCGGCGAGGCGATCGACATCTTCGCCCGCCTGCGCGGACGATGGGACCGAGAGCGCCGCAACAGCCTGTGCGAACGCTTCGACCTGGATCCCACCAAGAAGGCCCGCACCTACTCGAAGGGCAACCGGCAGAAGGTGGCGCTGATCTCCGCCCTCGCCTCCGATGTCGAGCTGCTGCTGCTCGACGAGCCCACCGCCGGCCTCGACCCGCTGATGGAAGTCGTCTTCCAGCAGACCATCCGCGAAGTCCAGGAAGCGGGCCGCACGGTGCTGCTGTCCAGCCACATCCTGGCACAGGTCGAAGCACTGGCGGACCGGATCTCGATCGTGCGACAGGGCCGCATCGTCGAGACCGGAAGCCTGTCCCAGCTACGACACATGACCCGCACCACCGTCGTCGCCGAGACCGATCACCCACCGGACGGCCTGGAGCTCCTCGACGGCGTCCATGACCTGAGCGCGGAGAACGGGAAGATCACGTTCCAGGTCGACGGCGACCGGGTCGACGAGGTGATGCGCACTCTCGCCCCGCTC
Encoded proteins:
- a CDS encoding ABC transporter ATP-binding protein; this translates as MTAALEVHEVRRALHSRPVLHDLDLSVQAGSCRALVGLNGAGKTTALRVTLGMLRPDHGSVRIHGRDIAAAGPEIWTRVGHLVEMPFSYPELTARENIATAAHLHGASEPTIRASIDEIAETLRFADDLDVPSGRLSLGTRQKVGLAAAFAHHPALVVLDEPTNGLDPLAVVGLRELLTTFTRSGGTALVTSHHFDELARIADQVDILHRGRILETLAPDGPELERRFFETVLAADLNEERP
- a CDS encoding ABC transporter permease, with protein sequence MTPGNGVQDSPRLPEAAGGSTGGGRRAGLPLGAAHLVRLALRRDRVLLVVWLTITAGIVLGGVAAAETTYPTAQDRADRWEQLHSIPMFVLFQSRAFADTAAALAAQQAFAGGTMCAALGAILLVARTTRGEESAGRRELLAGTPVGRRADLAAALTVTGSAGALLAVVVAVGLVASGTPWAGSIALALIVAMAVWTGAGLAAIAAQLLTGLGAVIGMAFAVFYSLHLVRGAGAVMGDGALWMTWVVPQGWWENLRPFADERWWVLLPAVAWIVATVSAAVRLADRRDLGRGLLPVRPGREHGPGWLCSLPALLWRLDRASVTIWALAVAIIASSIGYVGAGAMSDYADMAWVRAMGAELGVAPEDTFFTYVILVFVFPIAGHAIHTALRIRREETAGTAELMLAGPLTRSTWALAHAAAGFLYPVVLLLVLGIAVGTGSGLGGGSFGPDIAEFTGFTVSLAPAVWVLVGIAIGAHALVPRGATAVSWTMLALGIVTEIAVKTDLVPELLFLLVSPFPHVNPYYHSSSVPYVVLPLLALGLVAIGLLALRRRDLPT
- a CDS encoding ABC transporter ATP-binding protein; its protein translation is MSETPVISARSLVKTFGSTRALDGLDLEVAPGEVHGFLGPNGAGKSTTMRVLLGLLRADGGTVHLLAGDPWRDAVRLHRRLAYVPGDVELWPNLTGGEAIDIFARLRGRWDRERRNSLCERFDLDPTKKARTYSKGNRQKVALISALASDVELLLLDEPTAGLDPLMEVVFQQTIREVQEAGRTVLLSSHILAQVEALADRISIVRQGRIVETGSLSQLRHMTRTTVVAETDHPPDGLELLDGVHDLSAENGKITFQVDGDRVDEVMRTLAPLGVRSLIAHPPTLEQLLMRHYGESGTASGPERSSSLEQEDAR
- a CDS encoding TetR/AcrR family transcriptional regulator encodes the protein MSSATPPASDHDLTARARLRDAALIVYARHGAKGATVQAIAAEAGVSTGLIRHHFGSKDGLLAACDAHAIGTLLEQAREALAEDSARPGFATGMYHSSRPEVRYLARALVDGSRSADELYEVSTDLAERFLSERWPDRFVPGSQAARDAAAVMTTMHLGQLVLHTQLSRRIGVDSLDPAHAPRVGAAMTALYSAMGEFFSAGHGKRLADDLDEGAGESHHHPGGQ
- a CDS encoding glycosyltransferase, which translates into the protein MRVLILTFGTRGDVDPYIALAERLSLEGHEAFVAAPEEFRSDAEACGAGFAPMGTEMLRLVRAGMAQMAGPSDSMRLLRRMKGAMRTSLLEQWRAAQQVEPTLIVTHPKALGGLHIAQRLRIPVVASIPLPFLTPTSAFPAPFLRRSPGGVVNRRSYAINRFAALAYGGMINTFRRRVLGLGRMSRFSDYLHADDGSRLPVLYGFSEHVVPVPSDYPDTAHVTGSWHRSSSEWTPPNEVEEFLDSDEPTVYIGFGSMGFGKHAAERGHLITEAVERAGIRAVVAAGWGGLSLQEASPRILTLDEAPHEHLFPRLDAVVHHGGAGTTAAGLRAGRPTLVCPVLGDQAFWGQRVSSLGAGPDPVPLRTLSVQMLTDRLRQLVTDPRFSRHAAAVGQRLQREDGTGTAVRVLENIAAHGHERGGSTPARSQRDTGPLGQA
- a CDS encoding ATP-binding cassette domain-containing protein, whose product is MMSRPVIDVAGLVKHFGKARALDGLDLHVDPGEVHGFLGPNGTGKTTTLRILLGLTRADSGTVRVLAGDPWREAAQLHHRLAYVPGDVTLWPGLSGGEILDLLARMRGGDDRRRRTELVDRFELDLGTRGGAYSTGNRQKVALVAALAAETELLVLDEPTSGLDPLMEEAFRRTIREEKLRGRTILLSSHILSEVEALCDRVTIIRAGRTVETGSLAELRHLSHLVVTADVASAPEALAELPGVHEVTVEDTSITVQADAGALEMLCAELARLGVRDLAVARPTLEDLFLRHYTTESDAPASGEDARSR
- a CDS encoding TetR family transcriptional regulator; this translates as MDTTADSAPTGAERILDAAIDLFGQHGFRGTPLKAIAAEANVSQALIVHHYGTKDGLRAACDAHVAHLVRVRKEETVDAEQQFDPFTALHRIQDSRPLLRYLTRALTEGGQGTSDLIDDIIDDAVAYLAQGEEAGLIKSSAVPRDRAALLVIWSLGALTLHEQVRRLFGTDFLAGSTPPEDLHRYLRPAIELYTQGLVQPGSFDRLAEALESTTPGEEPSAADEPPASTTTSTERNEKGTGEHR
- a CDS encoding ABC transporter permease, giving the protein MTSRNRAALSLEARKLARAPVARVATAASLLLVLVTTAGGYAAALHSGGTDMGRQAAAMITAPGWDGYAGLAATSVGITNLLAVGIVMSWSIGREFTDGTIVGLFALPVPRTAIADAKMCAAVCWLALLASAESILITISGLALGLPWHGAARTVLTIALVAALLSLSALPVMWIATAGRGYLAGIAATLAIVVVTNVAAGFGLGQVLPWAIPVLWANPDSALDPLLLLAPLAVALAGAFLTRRTWARLELGDS